Genomic DNA from Salinibacter pepae:
CGGAACGTGCCGTCGTCGGCCGTCTCGATCTCGAAGAACACCTTGTAGCGGCCGATCGGCCCCTCCCCCACGTTTTCCGCCCGGTACTCCACGTCGACGAAGATGCTGTCGGCCCCGGTGCTGTCGCGGTTGATGGGGTCGTTGAACCAGTTCGTGACCTGGGCGGACAGGGAGTCGGCCTCGGTGCCGTTCTCCGGCTCGAGGAGGATGGAGGCGTTGGTCGTCTGGCCCTCCTCCACCCGCACCGTGACCGACCGCGAGCCGAAGTCGTTCTTCGTGGCGGTCACCGTGTAGTTGCCGGTGGGGATGTTGTCGAGGGAGAAGGTGCCGTCCTCGCCGGTGAGGACCGACTGGGTGGGCGGACCGGTGGTGACGTTGGCGCGGGGAATGGGGGCGTTGGTCTCGGCGGACTCAACGGTTCC
This window encodes:
- a CDS encoding carboxypeptidase-like regulatory domain-containing protein, producing the protein MAGALVGCDDETVGPETRGTLTGTVESAETNAPIPRANVTTGPPTQSVLTGEDGTFSLDNIPTGNYTVTATKNDFGSRSVTVRVEEGQTTNASILLEPENGTEADSLSAQVTNWFNDPINRDSTGADSIFVDVEYRAENVGEGPIGRYKVFFEIETADDGTFRFEAARDSLAEGEAELGGFRKYVRSDAQSVEVSDTFIEPSGSN